In the Leptolyngbya sp. FACHB-261 genome, one interval contains:
- a CDS encoding chlororespiratory reduction protein 7: protein MADSLMHGDENHYVVLETNQSEQLLTSEEMVVKLRDVLRRLPESELPSDLLSLPTVEARVKRLLDTVCEIDLGPGEFLQWYVVRLEK from the coding sequence ATGGCAGATTCCTTGATGCATGGCGACGAGAATCACTATGTGGTGCTTGAAACCAACCAGTCAGAGCAATTACTCACCTCTGAAGAAATGGTGGTGAAATTGCGTGATGTTCTGCGTCGGTTGCCGGAGTCGGAACTGCCCTCTGACCTGCTCAGCCTGCCCACTGTAGAAGCCAGAGTGAAGCGGTTGCTGGATACGGTCTGCGAAATCGACCTCGGACCGGGTGAGTTTTTGCAGTGGTATGTGGTGCGTTTAGAGAAGTGA